Proteins encoded together in one Nostoc sp. PCC 7524 window:
- a CDS encoding type II toxin-antitoxin system HicA family toxin, giving the protein MSNFPSIKAKDFIKVIEELGFYLDRQKGSHAIYKNVQGNRVVVPIHSGKDLKQGTFMGMIQDIGIDKETFFELLQK; this is encoded by the coding sequence ATGAGTAATTTTCCTAGTATAAAAGCTAAAGATTTTATTAAAGTAATTGAAGAATTAGGTTTTTATCTTGATCGCCAAAAGGGTAGTCATGCCATTTACAAGAATGTCCAGGGGAATCGAGTTGTCGTTCCTATTCATTCTGGAAAAGACCTAAAACAAGGTACTTTCATGGGAATGATTCAAGACATTGGTATTGATAAAGAAACATTTTTCGAGTTGTTACAAAAATAA
- a CDS encoding type II toxin-antitoxin system HicB family antitoxin has protein sequence MENSSKKLYNYTVLLEKEQDGGYHAFCPVLKGCHSQGDTFEEAVENITEAIELYLESLMADHQPIPKEDLIVKPLTIIV, from the coding sequence ATGGAAAACAGCAGTAAGAAACTTTACAATTATACGGTTCTTCTGGAAAAAGAACAAGATGGTGGCTATCACGCTTTTTGTCCTGTTCTCAAGGGCTGTCACTCTCAAGGCGATACTTTTGAAGAAGCTGTTGAGAATATTACAGAAGCTATTGAATTATATCTTGAAAGTTTAATGGCTGATCATCAACCTATCCCTAAAGAAGATTTAATTGTTAAGCCATTAACCATTATAGTATGA